From Cataglyphis hispanica isolate Lineage 1 chromosome 3, ULB_Chis1_1.0, whole genome shotgun sequence, a single genomic window includes:
- the LOC126848501 gene encoding uncharacterized protein LOC126848501 isoform X1, producing the protein MSGRVQKECADDPDRIGPIDDAVDPRVQIELERLNTATDDINKLEVDLDEARATFRELLCESTIKIDALAKKLGTCIEKSRPYYDARFRAKEALQETQKAAIRFERANSQHSAAKEMVYLAEEGLRTEGRCFDHAWQEMLNHATSRVNESEHERALSEAEHRHTTALYHKAEHEVQRLQRDLKRTIAKSSMGARRSLLLINSIAYRHNLLMLPYYEMKAHFNQMLEEQKMKVSVLERSVSEAKASYAEALRNLEKISDEIHRTRRYDSTDDYVKHARDAPDCSSVQTNAVTPTDSSVTGSPDSTDYTSDEYLRLPDKMSPNVQCPMPTRIERDSSSEYLGLNNLNLSSTEPRKYIKRDRPRSIATTDSKHIVPTLNHTSSSAPGLADLSGIISPIERRVKIQTPVNDNQNNATTHNGDEWTEISLNNSPDEIYYNNDMYSDEDDQIPYKPLPMDLSPENTQQISATVEPPKEQTNRKRLITQKSLPTMSKVNEVTLSEEKKAEVTRSPSVKNKGKLDGSLANWIIRSSAGGEASGASSTNSSRRQSLDMLWSGGTGERVKELLNHGMMILNISSLTERRSSEPKTAERDKDKSEKSEKSETKGKKVPSPLEKTMSYLNADEETSDSESLASVEMLTEDQISSLMMEPDMNQVCQEILGTPLVEVCPLLQQLQQQQQ; encoded by the exons ATTGAACTTGAAAGATTAAACACAGCTACAGatgacattaataaattagaagtTGATTTAGAT gaaGCAAGAGCAACTTTTAGAGAATTATTGTGCGAATCAACAATCAAGATCGATGCTTTAGCTAAGAAACTTGGAACTTGCATTGAAAAGTCCAGACCATATTATGATGCTAGATTTAGAGCAAAAGAG gcaTTACAAGAAACGCAGAAGGCTGCGATTAGATTTGAGAGAGCCAATAGTCAACATTCTGCGGCTAAAGAAATGGTTTACTTAGCAGAAGAAGGATTACGGACTGAAGGAAGATGTTTTGATCATGCTTGGCAG gaaatgTTGAATCACGCTACATCGCGAGTGAATGAATCGGAGCATGAAAGAGCTCTTTCTGAAGCTGAGCACAGGCATACAACAGCATTATATCACAAAGCGGAGCACGAAGTTCAAAGATTACAGCGCGATTTAAAACGTACTATTGCCAAATCAAG TATGGGTGCACGTCGCAGCTTGCTTCTGATAAACAGTATCGCCTACAGGCACAACTTGCTCATGTT GCCTTACTATGAAATGAAAGCGCATTTTAATCAAATGCTAGAGGAGCAAAAAATGAAAGTCAGTGTGTTGGAGAGATCAGTTAGTGAAGCAAAAGCTTCATACGCAGAAGCGTTACGAAATCTAGAAAAAATCAGTGACGAGATTCACAgg ACAAGGAGATATGACAGTACAGATGACTACGTTAAACATGCACGAGATGCGCCCGATTGCTCCAGCGTGCAAACCAACGCGGTAACTCCGACAGATTCCAGTGTAACTGGATCTCCGGACAGTACAGATTACACTAGCGATGAATATTTACGCCTTCCCGACAAGATGAGTCCGAATGTACAATGTCCTATGCCTACAAGA ATCGAAAGAGATTCCTCGTCGGAATACCTGGGCCTAAACAATCTGAATCTTTCATCTACCGAACCTCGTAAATACATAAAACGAGATCGTCCACGAAGCATTGCGACCACTGATTCGAAACATATCGTACCGACTCTAAATCACACAAGTTCTTCTGCGCCAGGTTTGGCGGATTTGTCAGGAATTATATCTCCTATTGAGAGGAGAGTAAAAATTCAAACACCTGTAAACGATAACCAGAATAATGCCACTACTCACAATGGAGATGAATGGACGGAAATTAGCTTGAATAATTCGCCggatgaaatttattacaacaatGATATGTATTCCGATGAGGACGATCAAATTCCCTACAAACCGCTACCAATGGATCTGAGTCCGGAAAACACTCAACAAATTAGCGCAACTGTCGAACCACCGAAAGAGCAAACCAatcgaaaaagattaataacgcaaaagtCTTTACCCACAATGTCAAAAGTAAACGAAGTTACTTTAAGTGAAGAGAAAAAAGCCGAAGTTACGAGAAGCCCTTCGGTGAAAAATAAAGGCAAACTCGATGGTAGCTTAGCCAATTGGATAATTAGAAGTTCAGCCGGTGGCGAAGCTAGCGGTGCTAGTTCTA CAAATTCAAGCAGAAGACAATCTCTCGATATGTTATGGAGTGGTGGTACTGGGGAGCGTGTCAAGGAATTACTCAATCACGGTATGATGATACTTAACATATCTAGTTTAACGGAACGACGTTCTAGTGAACCAAAGACAGCGGAGAGAGATAAGGACAAGTCTGAAAAGTCTGAAAAATCGGAAACTAAAGGAAAGAAAGTCCCTAGTCCATTAGAAAAAACAATGAGTTATTTGAATGCAGATGAAGAGACATCAGACAGCGAAAGTTTGGCTAG tgtGGAGATGTTAACGGAGGATCAGATCTCTTCACTCATGATGGAGCCAGACATGAACCAAGTGTGTCAAGAAATTCTGGGAACTCCCTTAGTTGAAGTATGTCCGCTGTTGCAACAACtgcagcaacaacaacaatag
- the LOC126848501 gene encoding uncharacterized protein LOC126848501 isoform X2 gives MSGRVQKECADDPDRIGPIDDAVDPRVQIELERLNTATDDINKLEVDLDEARATFRELLCESTIKIDALAKKLGTCIEKSRPYYDARFRAKEALQETQKAAIRFERANSQHSAAKEMVYLAEEGLRTEGRCFDHAWQEMLNHATSRVNESEHERALSEAEHRHTTALYHKAEHEVQRLQRDLKRTIAKSRPYYEMKAHFNQMLEEQKMKVSVLERSVSEAKASYAEALRNLEKISDEIHRTRRYDSTDDYVKHARDAPDCSSVQTNAVTPTDSSVTGSPDSTDYTSDEYLRLPDKMSPNVQCPMPTRIERDSSSEYLGLNNLNLSSTEPRKYIKRDRPRSIATTDSKHIVPTLNHTSSSAPGLADLSGIISPIERRVKIQTPVNDNQNNATTHNGDEWTEISLNNSPDEIYYNNDMYSDEDDQIPYKPLPMDLSPENTQQISATVEPPKEQTNRKRLITQKSLPTMSKVNEVTLSEEKKAEVTRSPSVKNKGKLDGSLANWIIRSSAGGEASGASSTNSSRRQSLDMLWSGGTGERVKELLNHGMMILNISSLTERRSSEPKTAERDKDKSEKSEKSETKGKKVPSPLEKTMSYLNADEETSDSESLASVEMLTEDQISSLMMEPDMNQVCQEILGTPLVEVCPLLQQLQQQQQ, from the exons ATTGAACTTGAAAGATTAAACACAGCTACAGatgacattaataaattagaagtTGATTTAGAT gaaGCAAGAGCAACTTTTAGAGAATTATTGTGCGAATCAACAATCAAGATCGATGCTTTAGCTAAGAAACTTGGAACTTGCATTGAAAAGTCCAGACCATATTATGATGCTAGATTTAGAGCAAAAGAG gcaTTACAAGAAACGCAGAAGGCTGCGATTAGATTTGAGAGAGCCAATAGTCAACATTCTGCGGCTAAAGAAATGGTTTACTTAGCAGAAGAAGGATTACGGACTGAAGGAAGATGTTTTGATCATGCTTGGCAG gaaatgTTGAATCACGCTACATCGCGAGTGAATGAATCGGAGCATGAAAGAGCTCTTTCTGAAGCTGAGCACAGGCATACAACAGCATTATATCACAAAGCGGAGCACGAAGTTCAAAGATTACAGCGCGATTTAAAACGTACTATTGCCAAATCAAG GCCTTACTATGAAATGAAAGCGCATTTTAATCAAATGCTAGAGGAGCAAAAAATGAAAGTCAGTGTGTTGGAGAGATCAGTTAGTGAAGCAAAAGCTTCATACGCAGAAGCGTTACGAAATCTAGAAAAAATCAGTGACGAGATTCACAgg ACAAGGAGATATGACAGTACAGATGACTACGTTAAACATGCACGAGATGCGCCCGATTGCTCCAGCGTGCAAACCAACGCGGTAACTCCGACAGATTCCAGTGTAACTGGATCTCCGGACAGTACAGATTACACTAGCGATGAATATTTACGCCTTCCCGACAAGATGAGTCCGAATGTACAATGTCCTATGCCTACAAGA ATCGAAAGAGATTCCTCGTCGGAATACCTGGGCCTAAACAATCTGAATCTTTCATCTACCGAACCTCGTAAATACATAAAACGAGATCGTCCACGAAGCATTGCGACCACTGATTCGAAACATATCGTACCGACTCTAAATCACACAAGTTCTTCTGCGCCAGGTTTGGCGGATTTGTCAGGAATTATATCTCCTATTGAGAGGAGAGTAAAAATTCAAACACCTGTAAACGATAACCAGAATAATGCCACTACTCACAATGGAGATGAATGGACGGAAATTAGCTTGAATAATTCGCCggatgaaatttattacaacaatGATATGTATTCCGATGAGGACGATCAAATTCCCTACAAACCGCTACCAATGGATCTGAGTCCGGAAAACACTCAACAAATTAGCGCAACTGTCGAACCACCGAAAGAGCAAACCAatcgaaaaagattaataacgcaaaagtCTTTACCCACAATGTCAAAAGTAAACGAAGTTACTTTAAGTGAAGAGAAAAAAGCCGAAGTTACGAGAAGCCCTTCGGTGAAAAATAAAGGCAAACTCGATGGTAGCTTAGCCAATTGGATAATTAGAAGTTCAGCCGGTGGCGAAGCTAGCGGTGCTAGTTCTA CAAATTCAAGCAGAAGACAATCTCTCGATATGTTATGGAGTGGTGGTACTGGGGAGCGTGTCAAGGAATTACTCAATCACGGTATGATGATACTTAACATATCTAGTTTAACGGAACGACGTTCTAGTGAACCAAAGACAGCGGAGAGAGATAAGGACAAGTCTGAAAAGTCTGAAAAATCGGAAACTAAAGGAAAGAAAGTCCCTAGTCCATTAGAAAAAACAATGAGTTATTTGAATGCAGATGAAGAGACATCAGACAGCGAAAGTTTGGCTAG tgtGGAGATGTTAACGGAGGATCAGATCTCTTCACTCATGATGGAGCCAGACATGAACCAAGTGTGTCAAGAAATTCTGGGAACTCCCTTAGTTGAAGTATGTCCGCTGTTGCAACAACtgcagcaacaacaacaatag
- the LOC126848501 gene encoding uncharacterized protein LOC126848501 isoform X3 has product MVYLAEEGLRTEGRCFDHAWQEMLNHATSRVNESEHERALSEAEHRHTTALYHKAEHEVQRLQRDLKRTIAKSSMGARRSLLLINSIAYRHNLLMLPYYEMKAHFNQMLEEQKMKVSVLERSVSEAKASYAEALRNLEKISDEIHRTRRYDSTDDYVKHARDAPDCSSVQTNAVTPTDSSVTGSPDSTDYTSDEYLRLPDKMSPNVQCPMPTRIERDSSSEYLGLNNLNLSSTEPRKYIKRDRPRSIATTDSKHIVPTLNHTSSSAPGLADLSGIISPIERRVKIQTPVNDNQNNATTHNGDEWTEISLNNSPDEIYYNNDMYSDEDDQIPYKPLPMDLSPENTQQISATVEPPKEQTNRKRLITQKSLPTMSKVNEVTLSEEKKAEVTRSPSVKNKGKLDGSLANWIIRSSAGGEASGASSTNSSRRQSLDMLWSGGTGERVKELLNHGMMILNISSLTERRSSEPKTAERDKDKSEKSEKSETKGKKVPSPLEKTMSYLNADEETSDSESLASVEMLTEDQISSLMMEPDMNQVCQEILGTPLVEVCPLLQQLQQQQQ; this is encoded by the exons ATGGTTTACTTAGCAGAAGAAGGATTACGGACTGAAGGAAGATGTTTTGATCATGCTTGGCAG gaaatgTTGAATCACGCTACATCGCGAGTGAATGAATCGGAGCATGAAAGAGCTCTTTCTGAAGCTGAGCACAGGCATACAACAGCATTATATCACAAAGCGGAGCACGAAGTTCAAAGATTACAGCGCGATTTAAAACGTACTATTGCCAAATCAAG TATGGGTGCACGTCGCAGCTTGCTTCTGATAAACAGTATCGCCTACAGGCACAACTTGCTCATGTT GCCTTACTATGAAATGAAAGCGCATTTTAATCAAATGCTAGAGGAGCAAAAAATGAAAGTCAGTGTGTTGGAGAGATCAGTTAGTGAAGCAAAAGCTTCATACGCAGAAGCGTTACGAAATCTAGAAAAAATCAGTGACGAGATTCACAgg ACAAGGAGATATGACAGTACAGATGACTACGTTAAACATGCACGAGATGCGCCCGATTGCTCCAGCGTGCAAACCAACGCGGTAACTCCGACAGATTCCAGTGTAACTGGATCTCCGGACAGTACAGATTACACTAGCGATGAATATTTACGCCTTCCCGACAAGATGAGTCCGAATGTACAATGTCCTATGCCTACAAGA ATCGAAAGAGATTCCTCGTCGGAATACCTGGGCCTAAACAATCTGAATCTTTCATCTACCGAACCTCGTAAATACATAAAACGAGATCGTCCACGAAGCATTGCGACCACTGATTCGAAACATATCGTACCGACTCTAAATCACACAAGTTCTTCTGCGCCAGGTTTGGCGGATTTGTCAGGAATTATATCTCCTATTGAGAGGAGAGTAAAAATTCAAACACCTGTAAACGATAACCAGAATAATGCCACTACTCACAATGGAGATGAATGGACGGAAATTAGCTTGAATAATTCGCCggatgaaatttattacaacaatGATATGTATTCCGATGAGGACGATCAAATTCCCTACAAACCGCTACCAATGGATCTGAGTCCGGAAAACACTCAACAAATTAGCGCAACTGTCGAACCACCGAAAGAGCAAACCAatcgaaaaagattaataacgcaaaagtCTTTACCCACAATGTCAAAAGTAAACGAAGTTACTTTAAGTGAAGAGAAAAAAGCCGAAGTTACGAGAAGCCCTTCGGTGAAAAATAAAGGCAAACTCGATGGTAGCTTAGCCAATTGGATAATTAGAAGTTCAGCCGGTGGCGAAGCTAGCGGTGCTAGTTCTA CAAATTCAAGCAGAAGACAATCTCTCGATATGTTATGGAGTGGTGGTACTGGGGAGCGTGTCAAGGAATTACTCAATCACGGTATGATGATACTTAACATATCTAGTTTAACGGAACGACGTTCTAGTGAACCAAAGACAGCGGAGAGAGATAAGGACAAGTCTGAAAAGTCTGAAAAATCGGAAACTAAAGGAAAGAAAGTCCCTAGTCCATTAGAAAAAACAATGAGTTATTTGAATGCAGATGAAGAGACATCAGACAGCGAAAGTTTGGCTAG tgtGGAGATGTTAACGGAGGATCAGATCTCTTCACTCATGATGGAGCCAGACATGAACCAAGTGTGTCAAGAAATTCTGGGAACTCCCTTAGTTGAAGTATGTCCGCTGTTGCAACAACtgcagcaacaacaacaatag